In Methanocella sp., the following proteins share a genomic window:
- a CDS encoding helix-turn-helix domain-containing protein, which translates to MSIALSIGIRHRDCWHYSLSKKLDATIVVKYTYMLPNNQLYGYQTIISPRIGELEAFLKAAPQIRKYAVLSRSADRADVITWAEQGSIIDNIIRKNCVFIGPTVVKDGVENWHIMAPTREELQDVVAAMEQCADIAYIRNSEGSEPDVGLTERQMLTLRTAVEMGYFDTPRRASVRDVAKKLNVSASTAVEHLRKAEKKVLENYARS; encoded by the coding sequence ATTACTCGCTGTCGAAAAAGCTTGACGCCACCATCGTCGTGAAATATACATACATGCTCCCGAATAATCAGCTATACGGGTATCAGACCATCATCAGCCCACGCATCGGCGAGCTGGAGGCTTTTCTCAAGGCCGCCCCCCAGATCCGGAAGTACGCCGTGCTGTCCCGGTCCGCCGACCGGGCCGACGTGATCACCTGGGCGGAGCAGGGCTCCATCATCGACAACATTATTAGAAAGAACTGTGTATTCATCGGCCCGACGGTCGTGAAGGACGGCGTCGAGAACTGGCACATCATGGCCCCCACGCGGGAAGAGCTTCAGGATGTCGTGGCAGCCATGGAGCAGTGCGCCGACATCGCGTACATACGAAATTCCGAGGGCAGCGAGCCCGACGTCGGGCTCACCGAGCGGCAGATGCTCACGCTGCGTACGGCCGTCGAGATGGGCTACTTCGACACGCCCCGCCGGGCGTCCGTCAGGGACGTGGCCAAAAAGCTGAATGTATCGGCCTCCACGGCGGTGGAACACCTGCGAAAGGCCGAGAAGAAGGTGCTTGAGAATTATGCAAGGTCATAG
- the rocF gene encoding arginase → MQGHRQRSSLKPKKDATSKKDAVIDKVRIVGVPLDLGADRRGIDMGPDALRNDGLVEELEKLGIDVQDTGNIMLPPRPPKKKYDSRLKNYEEVIFACQRVQDFVGRSIADGYFPLVIGGDHSIAMGTTAALSQFYNKIGIIWIDAHGDFNTEDTTITGNIHGMSFATSCGRGTKNLVGKLGVRTSVSEANCVLIGARDLDPLERELLKKSDVTVFTMRDIDEQGMHKIMKQALKIACKGTDALHVSFDIDVMDPMEAPGVGTPVQGGMTYREAHLAMEMISECKNFKSLEVVELNPILDRQNVTGKLAIGLISSAFGKKIL, encoded by the coding sequence ATGCAAGGTCATAGGCAGCGATCGTCACTAAAGCCAAAAAAGGACGCTACGTCTAAAAAAGACGCCGTCATCGATAAGGTCCGCATCGTCGGCGTGCCGCTGGACCTGGGCGCCGACCGGCGCGGCATCGACATGGGCCCCGATGCCCTGCGGAACGACGGGCTCGTCGAGGAGCTTGAAAAGCTGGGCATCGACGTGCAGGATACGGGCAACATCATGCTGCCCCCGCGGCCACCGAAGAAAAAATACGATTCGCGGCTAAAGAACTACGAGGAAGTCATCTTCGCCTGCCAGCGGGTGCAGGACTTCGTGGGCAGGAGCATCGCCGATGGATATTTTCCCTTAGTGATCGGCGGCGACCACAGCATCGCCATGGGCACGACCGCAGCCCTGAGCCAGTTCTATAATAAGATCGGCATCATCTGGATCGACGCCCACGGCGACTTCAATACGGAAGATACGACCATCACCGGCAACATCCACGGCATGAGCTTCGCCACGTCCTGCGGCCGGGGCACGAAGAACCTGGTCGGCAAGCTGGGCGTTCGCACAAGCGTCTCCGAGGCCAACTGTGTCCTAATTGGCGCCCGTGACCTCGATCCCTTAGAGCGCGAGCTGCTTAAAAAGTCCGACGTTACCGTGTTCACCATGCGGGACATCGACGAGCAGGGCATGCACAAGATAATGAAGCAGGCCCTGAAGATCGCCTGTAAAGGCACGGACGCGCTGCACGTCTCCTTCGATATCGACGTCATGGATCCCATGGAGGCGCCCGGCGTCGGCACGCCGGTGCAGGGCGGCATGACCTATCGGGAGGCACACCTCGCGATGGAGATGATCTCCGAGTGCAAGAACTTCAAATCGCTCGAGGTCGTGGAGCTGAATCCCATCCTGGACCGGCAGAACGTCACCGGCAAGCTGGCCATCGGGCTCATCAGCTCGGCGTTCGGCAAGAAAATACTATAG